In Dermochelys coriacea isolate rDerCor1 chromosome 10, rDerCor1.pri.v4, whole genome shotgun sequence, one DNA window encodes the following:
- the DNAJA4 gene encoding dnaJ homolog subfamily A member 4 isoform X1, giving the protein MVKETGYYDILQVKPSASSDEIKRAYRKLALKYHPDKNPSEGERFKLISQAYEVLSDPKKRDIYDQGGEQAIKEGGLGGSNFSSPMDIFDMFFGGGGRMNRERRGKNVVHQLSVSLEDLYNGVTRKLALQKNVICEKCKGYGGKKGAIEKCPMCKGRGMQVLVQQIGPGMVQQIQTMCSECKGQGERINPKDRCDNCNGCKVVREKKIIEVHIDKGMKDGQKLVFHGEGDQEPDLEPGDVIIVLDQKDHSVFQRRGHDLIMKMKIHLSESLCGFKRTIETLDNRVLFITSRPGEVIKHGDLKCILNEGMPIYKSPLDKGYLIIQFMVMFPEHQWLPTEKLPILEALLPPREVVMITEEMDQVELTEFDPREQTSRSSREVYEEDEEGPRTGVQCQTS; this is encoded by the exons ATGGTGAAGGAAACGGGATACTACGACATCCTGCAGGTGAAGCCCAGCGCCTCCTCGGACGAGATCAAGCGCGCCTACCGCAAGCTGGCGCTGAAGTATCACCCCGACAAGAACCCCAGCGAGGGCGAGCGG tTTAAGCTCATATCCCAGGCTTATGAAGTTCTGTCGGACCCAAAGAAAAGGGACATCTATGAccagggtggggagcaggctATTAAAGAAGGAGGCTTGGGTGGCAGCAACTTCTCTTCACCCATGGACATCTTTGACATGTTCTTTGGTGGTGGAGGCCGAATGAATAGAGAGAGAAGAG GCAAGAATGTTGTGCATCAGTTGAGTGTCTCTCTTGAAGACTTATATAATGGAGTTACAAGGAAGTTGGCACTACAAAAGAATGTAATCTGTGAGAAGTGTAAAG GATATGGTGGAAAGAAAGGAGCAATAGAAAAATGCCCCATGTGCAAAGGAAGAGGAATGCAGGTTCTTGTTCAGCAGATTGGACCTGGCATGGTACAGCAAATTCAAACTATGTGCTCAGAATGCAAAGGCCAAGGTGAACGAATAAACCCAAAGGACAGATGTGACAACTGCAATGGATGTAAAGTTGTCAGAGAGAAAAAGATCATAGAAGTTCACATTGATAAAG GTATGAAAGATGGGCAAAAGTTGGTATTTCATGGAGAGGGTGATCAGGAACCTGACCTGGAACCTGGTGATGTTATCATTGTGCTGGATCAGAAGGATCATAGTGTCTTTCAGAGACGAGGACATGATTTaattatgaaaatgaaaattcacCTCTCTGAGTCTTTATGTGGCTTCAAAAGGACCATTGAAACACTGGATAATAGAGTCCTTTTTATAACTTCTAGACCAG GTGAAGTGATAAAGCATGGTGATCTAAAATGTATCCTTAATGAAGGGATGCCTATCTACAAATCTCCACTGGACAAAGGTTATTTAATTATACAGTTTATG gTCATGTTTCCAGAGCATCAGTGGCTTCCCACGGAGAAACTGCCTATATTGGAAGCTTTGCTTCCTCCACGAGAAGTCGTCATGATTACAGAGGAAATGGATCAGGTTGAACTTACAGAGTTTGATCCAAGAGAGCAAACTTCCCGTAGTAGTAGAGAAGTATATGAAGAAGATGAAGAAGGCCCCAGAACAGGAGTGCAATGCCAGACATCTtaa
- the DNAJA4 gene encoding dnaJ homolog subfamily A member 4 isoform X2, which produces MCKGRGMQVLVQQIGPGMVQQIQTMCSECKGQGERINPKDRCDNCNGCKVVREKKIIEVHIDKGMKDGQKLVFHGEGDQEPDLEPGDVIIVLDQKDHSVFQRRGHDLIMKMKIHLSESLCGFKRTIETLDNRVLFITSRPGEVIKHGDLKCILNEGMPIYKSPLDKGYLIIQFMVMFPEHQWLPTEKLPILEALLPPREVVMITEEMDQVELTEFDPREQTSRSSREVYEEDEEGPRTGVQCQTS; this is translated from the exons ATGTGCAAAGGAAGAGGAATGCAGGTTCTTGTTCAGCAGATTGGACCTGGCATGGTACAGCAAATTCAAACTATGTGCTCAGAATGCAAAGGCCAAGGTGAACGAATAAACCCAAAGGACAGATGTGACAACTGCAATGGATGTAAAGTTGTCAGAGAGAAAAAGATCATAGAAGTTCACATTGATAAAG GTATGAAAGATGGGCAAAAGTTGGTATTTCATGGAGAGGGTGATCAGGAACCTGACCTGGAACCTGGTGATGTTATCATTGTGCTGGATCAGAAGGATCATAGTGTCTTTCAGAGACGAGGACATGATTTaattatgaaaatgaaaattcacCTCTCTGAGTCTTTATGTGGCTTCAAAAGGACCATTGAAACACTGGATAATAGAGTCCTTTTTATAACTTCTAGACCAG GTGAAGTGATAAAGCATGGTGATCTAAAATGTATCCTTAATGAAGGGATGCCTATCTACAAATCTCCACTGGACAAAGGTTATTTAATTATACAGTTTATG gTCATGTTTCCAGAGCATCAGTGGCTTCCCACGGAGAAACTGCCTATATTGGAAGCTTTGCTTCCTCCACGAGAAGTCGTCATGATTACAGAGGAAATGGATCAGGTTGAACTTACAGAGTTTGATCCAAGAGAGCAAACTTCCCGTAGTAGTAGAGAAGTATATGAAGAAGATGAAGAAGGCCCCAGAACAGGAGTGCAATGCCAGACATCTtaa